The Fischerella sp. PCC 9605 genome includes the window TCACATGGGGTGCAAAGGGAGCCAACATCAACAGATACGACTTCAATTCCACCTCAGCAATACTCGAATTTGATTGCAACATATTGAAATAACTCATTAATGCGGCGATCGCTGTATTGTATTTCAGTGATTGAATATCGGAGGAAATCTTGTGGATTGTTTGATGTAAACGCCGCTGTGATGCCAAATCTGGCGGATTGGGTTGAAGACAATTTTGGTGTTTGATCGCCCATTGATACACTCGATCCAGGAATCGCCGGATGCCAGCAATACCGCGATCGGAAAAATCACCACCCTGGTCGTAGGGTCCCAAAAACATCAGAACGTAGCGTGGCGGTAGTCAACGCAGCACCGTACGGTAGTGGCATATTGGCCAAGGGACCGGACGCTCACGCTCGCTATGCCTATCAAGACGCGCCAGAGGGGATGATCGCACGCACGCGGCGAATTAACGAAGTCTGTCAGAACTGCAACGTACCACTAGCGGCTGCGGCACTACAGTTCTGTTTGCGCGAAGCACGCATTACATCAACAATCGTTGGTATGAGTCGTCCTGAGCGCTTGGAGCAAACACTCGCTCTGGCCAAGCATCCAATTCCAGACTCATTGTGGGTCGATATTGACACGATTGGCTACGAAACGGAAGACCCTGAAGCAGGTCGGTGGGGATAAATGAGATTCCAGTCGGGGCAGTTCACCGAACAAGTAAAAAGTTAAAAGAAAGTAGATTTACTTTTTACTTTTATCTTTTTACTTTTTACTTTTTATTTATGGGGATTTTCTTTTTACTTTTATATTTTAAATTAATCTACTAACTAGCTGTATGCTAAAGCATATTTATATATACTAATACAACTGTGCCAAAAAATCCTATATTACCCTCATATTCTGACAAATTGTTTCACACTAGCCCGATTCACTCTAGCGTACAAAAGGGGTGGAATGGAATTGTAGTTGAACATTGGCAACAGGAACCTCGAGAACTGAACCTGCCTGCACTTTCTTACCACCTCATTACCTTAGCCTTAGATAACCCACATCTCCTGATGCAAGCGCGTGATGGGCGAGTGTACGAAAGGCATCATTTACCAGGGGATATTAACCTCATGCCAGCAGGTCAACACAGCCAATGGCGCTGGAACAAAAGTAACGGCTGTCTACACATTCATGTCGAGCCGCAGTTTTTGCAAGCAGTAGCACAAGAAACGGAAATTGCCACTAGGCAAATTGAGCTTGCAAGCAGCTTTTCCGTGCGCGATCGGCACTTGGAACATATTGGAATGTCGCTGTTGGCTGAACTCAAATCTGAAGGTTTAGGTGGTCAACTCTATGTCGAGTCCCTGGCTAATATACTGGCACTCCACCTCCTACGACATTACTCCGCTTTTAAACATATTGCGCCTGAAGTAACTGGTGGACTGAGCCGCTACACTTTACGACAAGCCACTGAATACATTCTCAACCACCTGGACGAGGATTTAGCACTTACCGACATAGCGGCAGCAGTACACTTAAGCCCCTCTCACTTTGCGCGTTTATTTAAACAATCAACGGGTATGACCCCACATCAGTATGTTA containing:
- a CDS encoding class I tRNA ligase family protein, encoding MGPYDQGGDFSDRGIAGIRRFLDRVYQWAIKHQNCLQPNPPDLASQRRLHQTIHKISSDIQSLKYNTAIAALMSYFNMLQSNSSIAEVELKSYLLMLAPFAPHVTEEIWQQLGESGSIHQQTFPQFDPQFLIQEQVTVAVQINGRTRTTTTLSPDASQEEAIAIARQTKAIQRHLNNQEVHRAVYVPGRILNFVT
- a CDS encoding AraC family transcriptional regulator; the encoded protein is MFHTSPIHSSVQKGWNGIVVEHWQQEPRELNLPALSYHLITLALDNPHLLMQARDGRVYERHHLPGDINLMPAGQHSQWRWNKSNGCLHIHVEPQFLQAVAQETEIATRQIELASSFSVRDRHLEHIGMSLLAELKSEGLGGQLYVESLANILALHLLRHYSAFKHIAPEVTGGLSRYTLRQATEYILNHLDEDLALTDIAAAVHLSPSHFARLFKQSTGMTPHQYVIRCRVEEAKRLLSQGKSNIAQIASQVGFANHSHLTYHFKRLIGITPKTLRPNSKNLSK
- a CDS encoding aldo/keto reductase produces the protein MAVVNAAPYGSGILAKGPDAHARYAYQDAPEGMIARTRRINEVCQNCNVPLAAAALQFCLREARITSTIVGMSRPERLEQTLALAKHPIPDSLWVDIDTIGYETEDPEAGRWG